AAGCCGAACCGGCCGTGGAAACCCTCAAGTCCCTGCAGGATGTCGGCGACCTGTTCGGTGTTCCGATCGCTGCCACACGGATCACCATCACCACGGGCCACCGCACCTACGCGCGTGCGGTTGCGGTGGCCGCCGCGCGCCGACGCAGAACCCACCGCCTCACCACCACTGAATCGAAAGGCTGATCATGTCAACCATTCTGGGCAATCCCAGCATCTACGCACCAGGCGCGGACATCACCGCCCAAGCCACCGCCACCGTCACCGCGCGCCGCTTCCTGGCGATCTCCGGGGACCGGGTATCGGGCGGGAACATAGCCGTGGCACCCGCGCCGGCCGGTGCCCGCAGCTTCGGGGTCGCCGGCAACGACGCGATAGTCGGCGGGCTCGTCACAGTGGTGCGCGGCAATTCTCGGGTGGTCAAGGTGGCCGCCGCTGGCGCGATCGCGGCCGGGGCCGAGGTCGAAGTCGGCGCCGCCGGTAAAGCCATCACCAAGGCCTCCGGTGTCGCGGTCGGCTACGCCATCACCGGCGCCGCCAACAACACCGACGCCGAAATCTCCCTCTACTGAACAGGACTGACACCATGACCTCTGCATTGATTCCCGAGCTGTCCGGCCGGCGCCTGACCGTCGACACCGCTCTTCGCCAGCCGAGCACCATCCGGGCACAGATCGCCAAACTCGCCGACGAACAGATCCTGCTACCGAAGTTTTTCCGGACCCTCGGGGCCAAGATCGAGGGCGGCGGCATGCTCTACTCCGTCATCAAAGCCTCCGATTTCTTCTCCTCCGATATCGAAAAGCGCAACGCGCGAGCCGAATACAAGATCGTCGAGGGCGTCGACCCCGACCCCCAACTCGCGGTCGTGGAGGACTGGGGCGGCAAGTTCCAGGTCGGTATCGAGGAAATCACCCGCAACGATGTGAACTACCTCGATCAGCAGACCACGCAGCTGGCCAACACCATCGCCCGCAAGCTCGACACCCGAGCCATTGCCGTCGTGCAGGCCGCGATCGACGGATCGAACACCGTACCCGGACACAACTGGTCCAACCTGGTCACCGTCGGCCCCCTCGATGGGCTCACCCCCGGACACGAACTACCCACCGCCGACCTCTCGGCTGCCCAGCTGGCCGCCGACCTACAAGAACTCGGCGTCACACACGACCTGCTCGTCGTGCACCCCAGCGAAGCGCACAGCCTGCGGGTGGCCTACGGCGACAAACTCGGCGCCATGCTCACCAGCGCCGGGGTTGGCCTGTTCGCCAACCCGCGCGTGAGCACAGGCACCGGCTGGGCCATCGAAAAAGGCAAGGTCGGCACCATCGGCTTCGAATTTCCCTTGACCGTCGACGCCTGGGAAGACAAAGCCACCCGCTCCTGGTGGGTACAGGCCTACGTCGTGCCCGCCATGGGCGTCGATCGGCCGTTTGCCGCCAAGAAACTCACCGGCCTAGCCGGATAACCCC
This genomic window from Mycobacteroides chelonae contains:
- a CDS encoding capsid cement protein, with protein sequence MSTILGNPSIYAPGADITAQATATVTARRFLAISGDRVSGGNIAVAPAPAGARSFGVAGNDAIVGGLVTVVRGNSRVVKVAAAGAIAAGAEVEVGAAGKAITKASGVAVGYAITGAANNTDAEISLY
- a CDS encoding major capsid protein, coding for MTSALIPELSGRRLTVDTALRQPSTIRAQIAKLADEQILLPKFFRTLGAKIEGGGMLYSVIKASDFFSSDIEKRNARAEYKIVEGVDPDPQLAVVEDWGGKFQVGIEEITRNDVNYLDQQTTQLANTIARKLDTRAIAVVQAAIDGSNTVPGHNWSNLVTVGPLDGLTPGHELPTADLSAAQLAADLQELGVTHDLLVVHPSEAHSLRVAYGDKLGAMLTSAGVGLFANPRVSTGTGWAIEKGKVGTIGFEFPLTVDAWEDKATRSWWVQAYVVPAMGVDRPFAAKKLTGLAG